GCACGCAGGTAGTAATCCTGAGTACCGGCGAAGAATACCAGGCCACCCTGCGTTGCCAGAGAGCCACCCAGTGTCGGCATACCGATTGGCATCTGCGCGTGCATTTTAATACCGAACGGACCGGTATCCTGCACCGTACCTACCGGCACCTGCCAGACAATCTTACGGGTCTTCATATCAATCGCGGACATAGTACCGAACGGCGGAGCCTGGCACGGGATACCCAGCGGAGACATAAAGCGGTTTTTGTTAACAGCGTACGGCGTGCCTTTCAGCGGAACTGCACCCATACCGGCGTTGACAGACTCACCACCATTGCTGGCTGACGCTTTGCTGGTGTCCTGCGGAACCATCTGCACCCACAGGCCCAGACGCATATCGTTGACGAACATGTACTGGTTGTTCGGGTCAAACGAGATGCTGCCCCAGTTCATACCACCCAGTGAACCCGGGAAGCTGAGCGAGACGTCGGTATCCGGCACAGTGAACAGGCCGTTGTAACGCATGGATTTGAAGCTGATACGACAGATCAGTTGGTCGAACGGTGTTGCACCCCACATATCAGACTCTTTCAGGGTCTGGTTACCGATGCTCGGCATTTCTACCGAATGCGGCTGGGTTTTGGTGTACTGCTCGTTCGGGATGTGACCCTGCGGCATCGGCAGCTCTTCAACCTTGGTCAAAGGCTTACCGGTCAGGCGATCCAGCACCCAAATCATGCCGGTTTTCGCACCGATAACCACAGCAGGTTTAGTGGTGCCATCCTTCATCGGGAAGTCAACCAGGCTCGGCTGCATCGGCAGGTCGAAGTCCCACAGATCGTTATGCACGGTCTGGTAAACCCATTTCTGTTTACCGGTGGTTGCATCCAGCGCCAGGATTGATGCGCCGTAGGTGTGATCCAGTTTGGTACGGTTCGCACCCCACAGGTCAACAGACGGGCTACCCATCGGCAGGAACACGGTGTTCATCGCCGGATCGTAGGACATCGGTGCCCAGGAGTTCGGGGTACTACGGGTGTAGTCTTTGCCCGGCATCAGCACCGCATTCGGGTCCACGTTGCCTGGGTCAAACGCCCAGCGCATCTGGCCAGTGATCACGTCGAAGCCACGCAGCACGCCGCCAGGCATATCAGTTTTCACGTTATCAGCAACACGACCACCGACCACTACCGTGGTTCCCGCCAGTGCAGGTGCAGAAGTCAGCTGATAAAGCGGATCTGGCGCATCGCCCAGGCCTTTTTTCAGGTCAACCGAACCGTGATCACCGAAGTCTTCACAGTATTCACCGTTGTCGGCGTTGATAGCGATCAGGCGTGCATCGATGGTGTTCATCAGAATACGACGCTGACAGGTATCACCGGCAGCCAGAGTCACCGGCGTGACCGGGGTTGAGCCAGGCTGAGTCGGCTGAGTCAGCGGCTTGGTCGCATCAAAGTACGCCAGGCCACGGCAGCGGTTCCACACCTGAGACTGGGCGTTAACTTCACGTTTCCAGATCTGCTTACCAGTGTCAGCCGCAACCGCGATCACGTTGTTGTGCGGAGTACACAGGAACAGGGTGTTGCCAACCTGCAACGGCGTTTCCTGATCTTCAGCACCGTTTCCGCCAGGGCTGATGGGGGTATCACCGGTGTGGAACGTCCAGGCCACTTGCAGGTCTTTCACGTTGTCACGGGTGATCTGGTCCAGCGCCACGAAGCGGTCACCGCCCGGGGTGTTGCCGTAGTTTTCCCAGTTCTTCTGCTGTTTCGCTTTATCCACCGGAATCAGCGGCAGCTGTGTGCCTTCAAAAGCGACAGTCGGGTGCGGCTGGAACATCTGAACAAAGGTTGCCACCATACCAACGACAATCACCGCAGACAGCGTGTACGAGACTTTTGCCAGTGAGCTTTTGCCCTCAGCCTTACGCAGTGCAGGCCAGGTCAGGAATGCCAGCAGCATCAGACCCGCAGGCACCATCAGGCGTGAAACCAGCGGCCAGAACACCCAGCCCGCATCCACCAGCGCCCAAATCAGCGTACCGGCGAAGACCAGAATGAACAGCGTGACTGCTGAAGATTTACGACGGAAGAATTGAATCGCCGACAGTAACATAACGATACCGGCGATCAGGAAGTACCAGCTACCGCCGAGGGAGACCAGCTTGCCACCGCCGATGGCGAAGAACAGCCCGACGGCCAACAGGACCAGCCCTAATAACACAGACCAGATGCTCAACCCTTTACAGGGGCGAGCGGAATTTTCTGCCATAACACAAACTCTCCTGAAAAAATAAAGCGCTGGCGCCGGACATAGCATATTGCCCGGTCACAGATACCCTGCCGTGCCTGTTGCAGGAATCGTTCCGTTAACGTCTTTATTTTAGAACTATTGGTACGGGTGCGACGCCCGTGATGCAGTGCTTGTGAGGAAGGACACAGCGAAACGCTATTGAGACTTACCACAAGGCGGCAAGATTGTACCACCTGGTACATTAAGAAGTGAATATCCATAACGCAGGAGTTACTGCGCAATAGCATTTTTGCTACAAATCCAGTCGTAACTTATTAAAATTTATGACGCAGGGAGGGTGAGATTTTTGTCGCGGCGCGATTCAGAAGCGTATGGATGGCACGAAAACATCAACCCCGAGCGATAAATCGCGCCGCTACAATTCAGAATTGTTGGTAATATCCGGAATAAATTCCACGCGCTTTTTCGAAATCAGCCCGTCGCCGTGCTGGCAAAAGTAATCCACCGCACCACAGGCTTTCAGCACCTGTAATGGCTGATGGCAATCCGGGCAGATGGCGATCTGATCGAAATGGCTGCCACAATGTGGGCAATCAAAACCGTCTGTTACGTGAGTCAGCGCTTGCTGGCAGTTTGGACAATGTGCGTTCATTTTCTTCTCCAGACACGCAAAAAAAATGAGGGCCACTCTGGCCCTCATCATCTTATTTCTTGTTCTTTTTCAGGTGCGCCAGCAGACGCTTGCGTTTACGCTGCTGAGTTGGCGTCAGCAGATTACGTTTACCTGCGTACGGGTTATCACCCTCTTTGAACTGAATACGAATCGGCGTACCCATCACGTTCAGCGAACGACGGAAGTAGTTCATCAGATAACGTTTGTAGGAATCCGGCAGGTCTTTCACCTGATTACCGTGAATCACCACAATCGGTGGGTTGTAACCACCAGCATGCGCATACTTCAGCTTCACGCGACGACCACGCACCAGCGGTGGCTGATGGTCTTCGGCTGCCATGTTCATGATGCGCGTCAGCATCGAGGTGTTCACACGTTTGGTGGAACAATCGTAGGCTTCGGTGACCGATTCAAACAGGTTACCAACGCCGCTACCGTGCAGTGCCGAAATAAAGTGAACGCGAGCAAAATCAATAAAGCCGAGACGGAAATCCAGCGTCTCTTTCACTTCATCTTTCACTTCCTGCGACAGGCCATCCCACTTGTTAACCACAATCACCAGTGAGCGCCCACTATTCAGGATAAAGCCCAGCAGCGACAGGTCCTGATCGGAAATGCCTTCACGCGCGTCGATCACCAGCATCACGACGTTGGCGTCTTCAATTGCCTGCAGCGTTTTGATCACCGAGAACTTCTCAACGGTATCCGTGATCTTGCCACGCTTACGCACACCGGCGGTGTCGATCAGAATATATTCACGATCGTCACGCTCCATCGGGATGTAAATGCTGTCACGCGTGGTGCCCGGCATGTCGTAAACCACGACGCGGTCTTCACCGAGAATACGGTTAGTAAGCGTTGACTTACCGACGTTAGGACGTCCGACAATCGCCAGTTTGATAGGTAAAGTGGTCGGATCGAAATCGTCCTCTTCCTCTTCTGCCAGCTCCTCGCCGTTCTCTTCTG
This genomic stretch from Pantoea cypripedii harbors:
- a CDS encoding glucose/quinate/shikimate family membrane-bound PQQ-dependent dehydrogenase; amino-acid sequence: MAENSARPCKGLSIWSVLLGLVLLAVGLFFAIGGGKLVSLGGSWYFLIAGIVMLLSAIQFFRRKSSAVTLFILVFAGTLIWALVDAGWVFWPLVSRLMVPAGLMLLAFLTWPALRKAEGKSSLAKVSYTLSAVIVVGMVATFVQMFQPHPTVAFEGTQLPLIPVDKAKQQKNWENYGNTPGGDRFVALDQITRDNVKDLQVAWTFHTGDTPISPGGNGAEDQETPLQVGNTLFLCTPHNNVIAVAADTGKQIWKREVNAQSQVWNRCRGLAYFDATKPLTQPTQPGSTPVTPVTLAAGDTCQRRILMNTIDARLIAINADNGEYCEDFGDHGSVDLKKGLGDAPDPLYQLTSAPALAGTTVVVGGRVADNVKTDMPGGVLRGFDVITGQMRWAFDPGNVDPNAVLMPGKDYTRSTPNSWAPMSYDPAMNTVFLPMGSPSVDLWGANRTKLDHTYGASILALDATTGKQKWVYQTVHNDLWDFDLPMQPSLVDFPMKDGTTKPAVVIGAKTGMIWVLDRLTGKPLTKVEELPMPQGHIPNEQYTKTQPHSVEMPSIGNQTLKESDMWGATPFDQLICRISFKSMRYNGLFTVPDTDVSLSFPGSLGGMNWGSISFDPNNQYMFVNDMRLGLWVQMVPQDTSKASASNGGESVNAGMGAVPLKGTPYAVNKNRFMSPLGIPCQAPPFGTMSAIDMKTRKIVWQVPVGTVQDTGPFGIKMHAQMPIGMPTLGGSLATQGGLVFFAGTQDYYLRAFDSSTGKEVWKARLPVGSQGGPISYVSPKTGKQYILISAGGARQSPDRGDYVIAYALP
- a CDS encoding zinc ribbon domain-containing protein; the encoded protein is MNAHCPNCQQALTHVTDGFDCPHCGSHFDQIAICPDCHQPLQVLKACGAVDYFCQHGDGLISKKRVEFIPDITNNSEL
- the der gene encoding ribosome biogenesis GTPase Der, whose product is MVPVVALVGRPNVGKSTLFNRLTRTRDALVADFPGLTRDRKYGRAEVEGREFIVIDTGGIDGTEEGVENRMAEQSLLAIEEADVVLFLVDARAGVMPADQQIANHLRSRQKATFLVANKTDGLDPEAAVLDFYALGLGEIHAIAASHGRGVTSLLETALLPWMDVVAPLEVSEEDENEAYWAALAAEENGEELAEEEEDDFDPTTLPIKLAIVGRPNVGKSTLTNRILGEDRVVVYDMPGTTRDSIYIPMERDDREYILIDTAGVRKRGKITDTVEKFSVIKTLQAIEDANVVMLVIDAREGISDQDLSLLGFILNSGRSLVIVVNKWDGLSQEVKDEVKETLDFRLGFIDFARVHFISALHGSGVGNLFESVTEAYDCSTKRVNTSMLTRIMNMAAEDHQPPLVRGRRVKLKYAHAGGYNPPIVVIHGNQVKDLPDSYKRYLMNYFRRSLNVMGTPIRIQFKEGDNPYAGKRNLLTPTQQRKRKRLLAHLKKNKK